Proteins encoded within one genomic window of Oncorhynchus tshawytscha isolate Ot180627B linkage group LG02, Otsh_v2.0, whole genome shotgun sequence:
- the LOC112217555 gene encoding activin receptor type-1B — protein sequence MQCNGNIAIMAKNLIWLIILVLVCIFGIYDALWCNCTTAQCEKTGSQCETDGACMASTSFINGLEQHIRICITRDKLVPPGQPFYCLSAEGLLYTHCCYTNYCNSLDLKVTSVTSRPGLGGVFGPDGKWGPVELVAVVAGPVCLLCVLLIMGVFLFQYHQQAYSHRQRLEVEDPSCDHLYMAKDKTLQDLIYDMSTSGSGSGLPLFVQRTVARTIVLQEIIGKGRFGEVWRGRWRGGDVAVKIFSSREERSWFREAEIYQTIMLRHENILGFIAADNKDNGTWTQLWLVSDYHEYGSLFDYLNRYSITIEGMIKLALSAASGLAHLHMEILGTQGKPGIAHRDLKSKNILVKKNSTCAIADLGLAVRHESTTDTIDIAPNQRVGTKRYMAPEVLDESINMRHFDSFKCADIYALGLVYWEITRRCNAGGIHEEYQLPYFDLVPSDPSIEEMRKLVCEQKLRPNVPNWWQSYETLRVMGKIMRECWYANGAARLTALRIKKTLSQLSVQEDIKV from the exons cttTGTGGTGTAACTGCACCACAGCCCAGTGTGAGAAGACTGGCTCCCAGTGTGAGACAGACGGGGCCTGCATGGCCTCCACGTCCTTCATCAATGGGCTGGAGCAGCACATCCGTATCTGCATCACCCGGGACAAGCTGGTACCCCCGGGCCAGCCCTTCTACTGCCTGAGCGCTGAGGgcctcctctacacacactgctgctacactaACTACTGCAACAGCCTCGACCTCAAAGTAACCTCTG tgaCGTCTCGGCCGGGCCTGGGGGGTGTTTTTGGCCCTGATGGTAAATGGGGTCCAGTGGAGCTGGTAGCAGTGGTCGCAGGGCCcgtctgcctgctgtgtgtgcTGCTAATCATGGGTGTGTTCCTGTTCCAGTACCACCAGCAAGCCTACAGCCACAGGCAGAGGCTGGAGGTGGAGGACCCCTCCTGTGACCATCTCTACATGGCcaaggacaagaccctgcaggACCTCATTTATGACATGTCCACCTCTGGATCAGGCTCCG gccTCCCTCTGTTTGTCCAGCGAACAGTGGCCAGGACCATCGTGCTGCAGGAGATTATAGGGAAAGGGCGTTTCGGGGAAGTGTGGCGTGgccgctggagaggaggagacgtGGCGGTGAAGATCTTTTCGTCCAGAGAGGAACGCTCCTGGTTCCGCGAGGCTGAGATCTACCAGACCATTATGCTGCGCCACGAAAACATCCTGGGATTCATCGCCGCCGACAACAAAG ATAATGGCACATGGACCCAGCTGTGGCTGGTGTCAGACTACCACGAGTACGGCTCTCTGTTTGACTACCTGAACCGTTACTCCATCACCATCGAGGGAATGATCAAACTGGCACTGTCTGCTGCCAGCGGCCTGGCACACCTGCACATGGAGATCCTGGGCACACAGG GTAAGCCTGGTATTGCCCACCGGGACCTCAAGTCTAAGAACATCCTGGTGAAGAAAAACAGTACCTGTGCCATTGCTGACCTGGGGCTGGCCGTGCGCCATGAGTCCACCACCGACACCATAGACATTGCCCCCAACCAGAGAGTGGGCACAAAGag GTACATGGCCCCTGAGGTTCTGGATGAGAGCATCAACATGAGGCATTTTGATTCGTTTAAGTGTGCAGACATCTACGCTCTGGGCCTGGTTTACTGGGAGATCACACGCCGCTGCAACGCTGGAG GTATCCATGAGGAGTACCAGCTACCGTACTTTGACCTGGTGCCCTCTGACCCCTCCATAGAGGAGATGAGGAAGCTGGTGTGTGAACAGAAGCTACGGCCCAACGTGCCCAACTGGTGGCAGAGCTACGAG ACCCTGCGTGTGATGGGGAAGATCATGAGGGAGTGTTGGTACGCCAACGGAGCCGCCCGCCTCACCGCCCTGCGCATCAAGAAGACCCTGTCCCAGCTGAGTGTCCAGGAGGACATCAAAGTCTGA